The following DNA comes from Streptomyces sp. NBC_00690.
CCGATCGGCAGTTCGTCGGCTTCTACCGGACGCTGAGCCAGGCTCTCGACCGCCCCCGCGAAGTTCAACAGCTGGTCGAACTGGCCGACGAACTGGCCGCCTACATCACACAGATGGCCAACGAGGAGGGCGAGCACTATGTCGACGACACCGGCATCGAACCGCCACTCGCCAAGCTGATGGACAGGCTGGCGTTCGACACCGTACCGCCAGCCCGGCAACTGATCGCGCTGCTGACGGAGCGAGGCTGGACGGGTTGGACCAGGCTTGAACGCGTGGATCCGCCACCCGCGTGGACCCGCCACTGATGAACGCGCAAGTGTTCGCGCAGCCGGGACCGGATCTTCCGCAGAGGGTAGGACACGGCTGTTGTCGAGCTGGACCGGCTGCGGAAGGGCACTGGTCGACGGGCATTTCGGTACTGAGTATCCGATCGGCCGCCACAGCGGTGTTGAGGGCGGTCGGCTCCGCTACTTCGGGTCGCGGTTGAACTGCGCCGTCGACCAGCGGTAGCCGAGCGCGGTCAGGCCGACGCACCAGGCGATCGCGATCCAGCCGTTGTTGCCGATTTCGGTGCCCAGGAGGAGGCCACGGAGGGTCTCGATCGCAGGGGTGAAGGGCTGGTACTCGGCGATCGGCTGGAACCAGCCCGGCATCGTACCGGCCGGGATGAAGGCGCTGGAGATGAGCGGCAGGAGGATCAGCGGCATGGCCATGTTGCCCGCCGCCTCGGGGTTCGGACTGGCCGCCCCCATCCCCACTGCGATCCAGGTGAGTGCCAGAGCGAACAGTGTGATCAGCCCAAGTGCTGCGACCCACTCCAGTGCCGTGGCGTCCGTGGACCGAAAGCCCATCGCCACACCGACGGCGCCGACGAGTACCACGCTCATCAGGCACTGCAGCACGCCGCCGACGACATGCCCGACGAGCAGAGAGCCCCGGTAGATCGCCATCGTGCGGAAGCGGGCGGTGAGGCCCTGGGTCATGTCAACGCAGACGGACACCGCGGCCCCGATCACGGTGCTGCCGACGGTCATCAGCAGCAAGCCAGGAACGATGTAGGCGATGTAGTCGGATCGGTTCGCGGCGGCGCCACCGATGCCGGCGCTCATCACGTCGCCGAAGATGTAGACGAAGAGCAGCAGCATCATGATCGGCGTGAGCAGTAGGTTCAGGGTCCCGGACGGGTAGCGCCATGCGTGCAGGAGGTTGCGGCGCAGCATCGTGTTCGAGTCGCGGATGGCGAGAGAGAGTGAGCTCATCGAACGGTCTCCTTGGACTGGTTGGGGACGACATTGGCCGGGCCGGTCAGAGCGAAGAACACATCGTCGAGGTCGGGGGTGTGGACGGTCAGTTCGTCCGCCTCGATGCCGGCCGAGTCCAGCCGGTCGAGAATGGAGCGCAGTTCGCGCTGACTGCCGTCGCTGGGGATGGACAGCGACAGTGCTTCTTCGTCCCGGCTGACCTCGCGCAGGGCGCCAGCGGCTGACTGGTATGCGACCGGATCGGTGAAGCGGAGCCGGATGTGCCCGCCGGGAACGAGCCGCTTGAGTTCCTCGGCTGAGCCCTCAGCGGCGATCTTGCCATCGTTCAACACGGCTATGTGATCGGCGAGTTCGTCGGCCTCGTCCAGGTACTGAGTGGTGAGGAAGACGGTGACGCCGTCGGAGACGAGGCCACGGATGATGCCCCACATGTTGTGGCGGGATCGTGGGTCGAGCCCTGTGGTCGGCTCGTCGAGGAAGATGATCCGCGGGCTGCCGACCAGTGTCATCGCGAGGTCCAGGCGGCGCTTCATACCGCCGGAGTAGGTCAAAGCGGGCTTCTTCGCAGCCTCCACCAGTTCGAAGCGCTCCAGGAGCTCGGCAGCGATCCGCCGCCCCTCGCTCTTGGACAGGTGGTGCAGGTCCGCCATGAGGAGCATGTTCTCTTCGCCGGTGATCAAGTTGTCAACGGCGGAGAACTGTCCTGTGACACCGATTGAGGCCCGGACCGCCTGTGGGTCGGCGGCCAGGTTGTGCCCGTCGACGTGCAGGTCACCGGCGTCGGCGGTGACGAGCGTGGACAGGATTTTGACGGCGGTGGTCTTGCCGGCGCCGTTCGGGCCGAGCAGCGCGAACACAGACCCGGCCGGGATGTGCAGATCGATACCGTCGAGCACGAGATTTCCGTCGTATGACTTGCGTAGCCCGACGGCGGAGACGGCGGGGATGGCGGTCAGCGGCGAATGACCGTTGCCTTGCCTGCGCGTGGGCATGACAGATGAAGGCATGTGGACTTCCTTTTGGAGACTGGAGACACCGGGGAGATTTTGGAACCCGGTGGAGAGACGGTCCGGACGACGCGTCAGACGCCTTGCCCTGGAGAGTGGTGTCGAGCGGCCCGCCGCCGGCGCCCGGATCATCGGGGGCGTGGGCATGACTGGGGCAGGTATCGCCAGCCTGCTCGACCGCCTCGGTGGACAGGGCCTGCGGCGGCTACCGGTGGCCGGTCGGCTCGCGCCTGTTCGCGCTGCGCCGAGACGATCGAAGCGGGTGTACGGGCCGCTGCGCCCGCGGTATGAGGCGGCGGGTGCTACGTGTCGGCCGTGCCGGGGTTGCCGCTGATGGACTCCTGGTAGACGTCCGCATAGGTACGTGAGTCCTTGACCAGCTCATCGCAGAACGCGGCGACGTCGCTGCCGATGAGTTCCAGGACCCCCTTGCCAGCGGCGGCGCCCTCCTCGAAGAACTCGACGATCCCGGGGAGCAGAGGTCCGTCAGACAGGTCGACCGGTCCGACCTTGAACAGGTACTTCTGCATCTCCTTGTAGACGATCCGGTAGTCCGGCGGGAGCGCCTTGACCCGAGCCATGTGCGCTCGCCACTGCTTCTTGCCCTCGATGATGTCCTGGATGCCCACGTCAGCCTCCCAGCCGGTTCAGTTTCCTCGCGACGTTCCTGTTCAACTGCTCGCGCCATCGGTCGCGATAAGTTCGAGCCTCTTCCCCACCCGCCAGCGCCGCGCAAAAGCCCGGGATGTCGTCGCCGAGGACGTCGTCGACGCTCTGTCCCTCCGCCGCTGTTTCTTCGAGCAACCCCAGCGCGGCGTCCAGGATCGGTATCAAGTTGCGGCCGGTGAAGTCCCCGTGAGGAAGGAGGTGGACCTTGATCTGGTCCCACGCCGCCCGATAGTCGTCCGGCAGGGCCTGGGCCCGGGCTTCGAACGCCTTCCAATCCCTGGTGAGATCGCTGCCGGTGATGGTCTCCCAGAAGTTCATCGCTCGCCCTCCTTGAGCCTGTCGATGCGTGATGAGACGTACTGCCATTTCGTCCAGAACTTCGCGAGCTCCTCGCGTCCGGCGTCGTTGAGCGCGTAGAACTTGCGCGGCGGGCCGACGCCGGACGGTCGTTTCGTCACCTGGACGAGTTTGTGCCGCTCCAGTCGCAACAAGATGGTGTACACCGTTCCCTCGACGACGTCGGCGAAGCCGAGCTCGTTCAGTCGACGAGTGATGGCGTATCCGTAGGTTTCCTCGCCGCCGATGATTTCGAGCACGCACCCTTCGAGCGTGCCTTTCAGCATCTCCGTCAGGTCATCCATCGCGAGTCCTCCTCGGCCCTAGCGGTACTGTGTAGCACTGAGTACCACTATACGGTACCACTCAGTAGTGGCGGATGTCAGCAGGGCAGCCTTGCCTTCTGGGGGTTGGGGATTTCCCACCGCGACACGCTGAACTGGACGGAGCAGTCTCCTTCGACCCAAGGCGGTGTGAGCGACGCCAGCTGGTGGTCAGCGAGCGGCACACCCACTGGGCGAAGGTCATGCCCAGTGGTGGCCGAAGGCGCCGGCCCTCCTTGTCGAAGGAGAACTGTCGTACGGCCCCGTCAGCGGCAGCACTCGGACCGGGGAGGAGCGATGACCTCAACCGCGGTGCTGTGGCTGCCGGGCACAGTCGTTCTGAAGGTGATGGGTTTCGTACTCGGGTCTATGTGCTGACCCGCAACCGGGCACCGGGACGGTGGCTCGGCGGAACCGTACAAAAGCCCTGGCTATGAGGCCACAACTGGTCTCCGGACACACCGTTGCCACACGGCCCCGGTCAGCTAAGCCCCGTGGAGGACGGGACAGCCATTGGGGGGCGGGCCGTGTGGCAACGTTGCCGCGATCGGTATCGAGTGTCTTCGTTCCTCGAACACGGGATGGACTTGAGCCCGCTCGTTCAGGGACCGACCACGTGGTTCACCAGTTCGCCGATTCCCTCGACGCTGACGCGGATCTCGTCACCGGCGTGCATGAACACCGGGGGCTTGCGGCCCATGCCGACTCCGGCCGGTGTGCCCGTGCTCAGTACATCGCCGGGTTCGAAGGCAAAGTACTGGGACAACTGCTCGATGAGTTCGGCGATACCCGTCAGCAGGTCCGAGGTGTGTCCGTCCTGCATGAGCCGGCCGTTCAGCGTGGTCTTGATCGTCAGGTTCTCGGGGTCGGTGATCTCATCCGCGGTGACCACGGCAGGCCCCATCGGACAGAAGGTTGGATACTGCTTGCCGAGGAGCATGTCCGTCCATGCCCAACGCCCGTCCTCCGGGGTGGTGGCACTGGCGATTCGGGGGACCTCATCCCGGGCGGACACATCGTTGATGATGGTGTAGCCGCCGATGTAGTCCATTGCGTCGGCTGCTGTGACCGCGTGACAGCTGCGGCCGAAGACCACACAGAACTCGCCCTCGAAATCGACCATGTCCGGGGCTCCGGCGGGGATTCGGATCGATGCATCGGGGCCGATCACCGAGTGCGGCGACTTGACGAACCATGCGGCCTTCCTCGGCGCATCTCCGCCCATCTCCAGCACGTGGGAACGGTAGTTGACGCCGGCGGCCACGATCTGGACGCGCTCACCCAATGGCGCAAGCAGGGTGGCGGGCTGCGGAACCAACCATCCCGGGTCCTCGATCCGCTGGACATCTGCGGTGACCTTCGCCAGTACCCCTCGTACGGCGTCCAGGTACTCCGGTCCACGTCGGAAGAGATCGGCGACGGTGGTGGGAACCTCCACACCGTGTGCGTCCAGCACGCGTGACAGGTCGACCACACCCAGGCCCGGAACATCGGCACCAGGGGCAGAACGTCCGGACGGATCCGAATAGGTAACGAGACGCATCAAGTCTCTCCAAGCTGGTATCGGGGAAACGCACCGTGGGAAGGGGCAGCTCTGCATGTCGTACGCGGTGGCAGCCCCGCCGCTGGGCTGGCGGGGCTGGCGGACCGAAACGGGTACCGGAGGCTACTTGAAGCTCTCCGGTGGGAAGGTGCCCCATTCGTCAGCGGAGCGGGGATCGGTCACCGACCAGTGCGTCGGTGAGTAGTTCTCATCGTCGAGGATCGTCATCTCCTCCGACGAGAACTCCAGAATGTGCCCGACGTGGTCGCGGAAGTAGATCGCCACGTTGTGACCGGGACCGTGGCGCACCGGACCCCACAGGATCTCGACGTCGTTCTTCGTCATCACCTCCGATGCCTCCAACACTGCGGCGGCGTCCTTGACCGTGAACTGCACGTGGTGCAGCCCGTTCACCTCGGCGCGTGCCAGCGCCATGCAGTGGTAGAGCTTGCTGCCGCGGAAGAAGGCCATCAGTGGTGAAGTGTCGGGCAGTTGGATCTGAGAGCTCTCCATCAGACCCAGGTTCGTCTTCACGTACTCGATTTCGCCGTCCATGTCGACCGTGCGCAGCACCACGTGGTCGGAGGCGATCGGCGCCGGTGCCACGGACGGCCGCCGGGTCGAAGCGGCCACCGGTACGTCTGGTACGAAGCCGGTCCTGAGCTCGATTGGGTGGCCGGCAGGGGTCCGGAAGCTCAAGGTGGATCCTGGGCGGAACTGCGAGATCTCGTCATTGCGTGTGAAGTCGACGCCGGCCTTCGCGAGCATGGAGGCGGCCTCCTCGAACGCCGCGTCGTCGGTGACGATGTAGGAGATGGTCTCCAGGCCGCTCACACCCGGCGTGTAGACGAGCGAGTAGGCGTCCGGCCCGTGGCCCGCCAGGTAATAGCGGCCTGCGTCGTCGTGCCCGGCGTGCTGGAAGCCCAGGTGACTGACCGCGTACTCGGCCGAGGCCGCCGGGTCGGGGCTGAACAGCGCGACATGGCCGGTACGGTAGATGCCCAGACCCTTCGGCTTGGTGACGGGTTCGACCGGTCGCGGGATCTGCATCGGTTCGGCTTCGGTGTCGACAGACATCGTGCGGCTCCAATCGGTGTTGGGTTCAGTCTCTGAGCTGTCTGAGCTGTCTGAGCTGTCTGAGGATGCTGGGGAGTGCTGGGGCTGCTCGTAGTGGTCTTTTGGGGGGCGATACGGTCGGCTCAGCGGGTACTGCCCACGGGCGCGAGGCCCCCGGCGATGGCATCGGCCGACTCGGATTCCAGCACCGCGACGAGGACGGCGATGTCCTCCTCGCCGTAGCCCTGTGCGCAGGCGGCTTCACAGATCCGGTGCACGGTGCCCAGGAGCGGCATCGCCGCACCGACTTCGGCCGCGGTGGCCATGATGGCCTCGGCCACCTCGACCGCACCGGAGACCGTTCCCTTCACGGGACGGGTCTGACCCTCGGCCATCATCGGCGCGCGTACGTTGAACATCGTCGACGCCGCGGCGGACGGCTTGATCGTGTCGATGACCAACTGCGTGTCCAGGCCCACGGCCTTTGCCAGGGCGATCGCCTCCGCGGCGGCCGTGATGTGGACGAACGTCAGTGTGTTGGCGACGAACTTCATCTTGGAGCCCGAGCCGAACTCGCCGGTGGCGATGACCCTGCCCAGGGCTTCGAGCGCCGGACGGACCCGTTCGAGTGCGCTCGCCTCGCCGCTGGCGAACACTGTTCCCTTGCGCTCTGCCACCATCGGCGGGGTGCCGCTGACCGGAGCGTCGAGCATGGTGATGCCCGCAGCCGCCAGGACGTCGCGAGCGGCTTCCTTGCGGCTCAGCGCCATCGCTCCGATGTCGACCACGAGCAGGTCGGACCGACCGGCGGCGAGCAGCCCGTGTTCACCGCTGATCACATCGTCGAGTGCGTCTGCCGAGGTCACGCACGTGAAGATGATGTCGGCGCGTTCCGCGACCTCCTTCGCGGAAGTGGCCGCCTTGCCGCCGATGGCCTCGAAGTCCGCCATCGAACTGCGTCGATAGCCCCACACGGAGTAGCCGTCGGCGATGAGGTTCGCCGCGAACGGCAGGCCGATCTTGCCGGGGGCGATAAGACCGACAGTGAGGTCGGAGCCTTGGGTCGTCACCAGGTGTCTCCTTGCTAGGTGCGCCGTTCGCGCGAGGGTTGGGGTTGCGATCAGCGCAGGTGGTAGCTGCGGTCCGAGAAGTCGACGGCGATTTCAATACGCCCTTGGTGCACCTGCCACTCCTCGATCCGGAACGACCGGGCGCCGCTGCTGTGGAAGGGATCGGCCGCGGCGAGGGCGGCGGCGGCGTCGGTGCTCGTGGCCCGTACGATCAGCATGCCGTTGGGCCCGGGGTTGCCCGTCGCATCGAGGAACGGCCCCGACATCAGGAGCGCGCCCTGCTTTTCCAGCCCGGTGAGGTAGGCCAGGTGTGCAGGGATGTGAGCGACGAGTTCTTCCGGTCGGGGTCCGGGGTCGGAGAAGATCACGAAGAACTGCTTGTTCAGCGAGCCCGCAGTGGGGTTCGGCATCGCCGCGGTCATCGCTGCTGGCCCTTTTCGGCTGCCAACTCCATGATGCGCGGGTTGCCGTCGGTCCACAGGAGCCCCATCGTCACCGAGTCGAGCAGCCACCCGGACCCGGCGCGGACCAGGCCGAAGGTGTACGTTCCGTTGGTCGCCGTGTAGGGGCTGCCACCGGGGTTCGCCAGTCGCATCTCGACCCGGGCGTGCACGATGCAGGTCGCGTGGTCGCCTTCGGTGCTGATGTGGGGCAGTGACAGGAAGTGCTGTGAGGCATCGGTGTGCACGATGGTGGCGTTCCATCGGGCTTCTAGCTCTTCGGGGCCGAGTACGGTGGCGGGGCGACCGGTGACGGACTCGTAGTTCCAGGTGACCCGTTCGGCCAGGCATCCCACTGCGCGTTTGATGTCCCGGGCGTCCAGCGCGAGGACGAAGGCCGCGACGGTGTCCTCGATCGCCGCGCGGTCCCGCGCATAGTCATTTCGTGCTGTGGAGCTTGTCATAGGGGTCTCCCCGGGTGGTCTTGGGTGACGGTCACCCCTGCCGCTGGCATGTCCGCTCCTGGTAGAAGCCGAGGGCCTTGAGCACCGGGATGTCGGTGTGCGAGAAGAGGATCGCCGGCTCGTTCTCGGTGTTGATGTGCTCGTGCACCGACCATCCCGGCACCGTGAAGGTGTCGTGTTCGGACCAGTCCAGCACCTCGCCGTCCACGATCGTCCGCCCCCGGCCGCGTACCACGTGGTAGATCACACTACTGGTGTGCTGATGCGCCTCGGTGTGCATCCTGGCCGGCAGCGCCTGGATGTAGGCGCCCATGGTCGGCATGATGGAACCGCCGCTGTGGGGGTTGGTGAACTCGAAGATGACGCCGTCGGTGGGCGAGCCGCTCCAGTCGTCGAGGGCGGCCTTGAGCAACTGCTCTGTCTGACTCCAGGGGTAGTTGATGACGGGCGAGTACGGCTTGTCCCACGTCTGCCAGGCCGGGTTGAGCCTGCTGTTGGCATAGAGACGTTCGGTCGAGTCCGCGGAACGCAACTCCTCCTGGACGCGGTCCGGGCCGTCGACGAAGAAGTTCGCTTCGAGCTTGTTGATCAGTGGAAGGTCGAGCCCGTCCATCCACACCACCGGCTCGTCGGTGAAGTTGCCGTGGTCGTGCCAGGCCCAGGAGGGGGTGAGCACGATGTCGCCGGGGTGCATATGCGCGCGCTCGCCATCCACTGCGGTGTAGGCGCCCGAGCCTTCGATGACGAACCGGAAGGCAGCAGCGGCATGCTTGTGCATCGGTGCGATCTCGCCCGGCAGCACCAACTGGATCCCCGCGTAGAGGTTGTTCGCGGTCTCCACCTTCTTGGCCAACCCGGGGTTGATCAGCATCAGGACACGTCGCTCCGCCTCCTCTGCGCTGATCAGTTGGCCCGCGGTCATCAGTTGGGCGCGGACATCGTCGTACCGCCAGACGTGCGGCAGTGCACGGCTCTTCGGCTCGGTCGGCAGCAGTCGTGGGTCGGTGTTGCGCCACAGCGGCTCGACGCTGAACGAGTCGAGGCCCGCGTAGTACTGCTCCACGTCGATGTCGGGCGTCGTACTGTCCGTGCTGGTCTGCATCATCTTGTCTCCTTCTGACTTCTCCGTCCGGCACCTGCGCTGAGGGGGTTCACCACTTGCGCGTCACGACGGGAAGGCTCAGTTCGCCCAGCCCGTCGATCTCGGCACGTACGACATCGCCCGCCTCGATCGGGCCGACTCCCTCCGGCGTCCCGGTCGCGTAGATGTCGCCCGGCCGCAGCGTCACAACGCTGCTCGCCTGCTCGATCAGGTCGTCGATACCGACGATCAGGTCGCGGGTGTTGGCCTGCTGGCGCAGTTCGTCGTTGACCCACAACCTCAGGCCGAGGTTGCTGGGGTCGGTCACCTCGTCGGCGGTGACGATGAACGGGCCGATCGGTGTGAAGGTCTCGAACGACTTGCGCATCGTCCGTTCTTCCTGCCGCTCGCCCTCGGTGCGCAGGGTCAGGTCCAGCAGGATGAGGTAGCCGAAGATGTGGTCGGTCACCTGCTCGGCGGGTACGCCCCGGGCGGGCTTGCCGATGACGATCCCCAGTTCCACCTCGTGGTGGAAGGCACGGCCGGGCATGGGGGGCAGTTCGATCGCGTCGGCCGGCCCTGAGATCGATGCGGAGCTCTTGACGAAGAAACCCACGTCACTGGGCGACCGCAGGGCCTGTTGGTTGGTCGGTCGATACTGCGAGTCGGTCATCTCGGCGACGTGCGCATGGTAGTTGGCCGGTGCTGCGAGCACCTGTCCCGGACGCGGGATCGGCGGCAGCAGGGTCACTTCGGCGAGCGAGCGCTCCGGCGCCGAGGCCAGCGCTGTGCGCAGCGGTTCTTTGAGCTCGTCGAAGTGCTCGATCAGCTGGTTGATCACATAGGGAGTACCGTGCCATCGGCTGTCGACGACGTCGGTGACGTCACGCACTGAGGCGCCGTCGACGATGCCGATGCGGTACTGGTCGAAGAGTGCGATGCGCATGGAGTGGGTCGATCCTTCGCGGTTCCGAGGTGGGTCACCGGCTCCAGCCGGGTGCGGTCGAGGGGGCGTACCGGATCGTCAGTGGTCCCCCGGGTGCGGAGGTGGCGGTGGAGCCCACCCGGGTGTGACGCCGGCCGCCTCCAGCAGCTCACCGACGGTGTCGACGGCCCGCCGGCTGATCCCTGCCGCGTCGGCCGCGATGAGTGCGCCGCCGCGTTTGACGGCCCGGCCTGCGACGAAGACGGTGTCTACGGTCTGACGGCTGGCGTGGTGAACGATCGAGGCGACCGGGTCGAGGACCGGAGTCATCGAGATGTGATCCGTGCGGATCATGACGATGTCGGCCTGCTTACCCGGGGTGAGGCTGCCGGTGACATCCTCCATTCCCAATGCGCGGGCGCCCTCGATGGTCGCGAATTCGAGCACGTCCCGCGCGGATAGTTCGAGCTGCCACGGGTTGGCCCCGTTCTCCAGCGACTGCTGGTTGGCCAGGCCGCGCGGCACTGCCAGTGCGAAGCGCATCGCTGTGAACGGATCGCCGCCGACGGCCATACAGGTGTCGATGCCGATGTTCGGCCTGATGCCTGCCTTCAGTAGCTGGGTGATCGGCGGCCAGCCGTGTCCCATGGCGGACTCGTCCTCGGGGGTCACCGACACCGATACGCCGGCGTCGGCCATCAGCCGGAACTCCTCATCGGTGAGCAGGTTGCAGTGACCGAAGATCAGGTCGTCGCCGAGGAGCCCCGCCCTGTGCAGCCGGGTCACATTGGGTCGGCCCTGCGGATCGAGCACCGCCATACCGATGTGGGTGTTGATCCGCAGCCCCAGTTCGCGGCCGAGTGCGAAATCGGCCCGTACGACGTCCAGGGGCGAGGAGTCCGGTCCGCGTACCGCCAGACCCATGGTGACGAGCCCCGAGTCGGAGGAGAAGTATCGACTGCGCACCCGGCGGATCTCGGCCTCGTTGCTGGGAGTGGTGCTGGTGAACGGGGGCGAGAGGATTTCCAGTTGTTCGGACATCGCTCCGCCGTAGCCGAACACCGCGCGGATGCCGCTGGCTTGCAGCGCGCGCACGGCCTCGTCGGTGTGCTCGGGCGAAGACTGGTTGTGGGAGTAGTCGAAGACGGTGGTGACTCCCGAGTCGAGGGAGTCGTAGGCACCGAGGGCGGTGCCCAGGGACATGTGCTCCGGCGTCATATGCGGGCCGAGCATCCCGAACATCGTTGTGAAGTACTGGAACAGGGACCAGTCGGCCGCCAATCCGCGCATGAGCGCCTGGAACAGATGGCGATGTGAGTCGATGAAGCCGGGGAGCACGATGTGCCGTGAGGCATCGACGATGTCGGCGCTGCCTTCGGCGATCGCCAGATCGGGGCCGATCGCGGCGATCGTTCCGTTCTCGATGAGTACGTCGCCGATCAGGTCACCGACGGTCGGATCCATGGACACGATCCGGCCGCCTCGCAACAGCGTGCGCGCTGCCGTCATGCCGTGACCGCCGTGCACCGGTGCAGAGCAGATTTCATCCCAGGACCCCTCCTGTGGGCGGTGGGTCAGTCTGCTAATGTTCTGCAATACAGAACATGAGACTGTGACACAGAACAATATGTTCGCGTCGTTACGACGCTGTCAAGAGTGCTGTGCCTGGATTTGCCGGAGTGTTGTGGACCGAATTGCCGGACATGCAACTCGCTCGCCCCTGATGGCGAGGCCGCCTCTACACTCGGCGCCGTAGCTTGTGACATCGGACGCCTGGAGGAGCATCGAATGATCGCGCCAGCCAAGGAGACGGATACGTTGACCCCGAACTACCCGATCGGTTCCGTCGACAAGGCCCTGCGCCTGCTGTGCGTCCTCGCCGAGGAGCGGGCGATCCGGGTCGCTGATGCCGGCCGAAGGATCGGGACCGCCCGGTCGACGGCCCATCGACTGCTGGAGATGCTCCAGCTACATGGATTCGCCCAACAGGATCCGGTTACACGCGCGTACGTCCCCGGCCCGCGGCTGCTGGACATCGGGGCAGCCGCGCTGAACAACCTCGACATCCGGGCGATCGCCAGGCCCGTGATGGAGGAGTTGGTGGTCGAGGTCCAGGAGTCGGCGCACCTCGTGATCCTGTCCGGCCCGGACATGCTGATCATCGACGCGGTCGAGAGCTCACGGGCGCTGCGCGTCGGCTCCCGCGTCGGGGTCCGTGTGCCGGGCTACGCCGCCGCCGGTGGACGGGCCGTGCTGGCGCAGTTGTCCGAAGATCGGGTGAAGGCCATGTTCCCGTGCGAGGAACTGGACGTGATCACACCGGACACCCTGACGAGTCGTGCCGCGCTCATCGAGGAACTGGCAGAGGTGCGTGAGCGCGGATTCGCCGTGTGCATCGGGGAGGTGGAGCCCGATGTGGCCACCGTAGCTGCGGTCATCCCGAACGGTGATCGCATCACTCCGGCGGCGATCACCGTGTCGATGCCCCGCTACCGGTTCACCGAGGACGATCTCACCCGGCTGGGCCATGCGACGATGAAAGCGGCACAGCGTTGTGCAGCGGTGGCCTGAACCGACCGTCCGATCCGGCCTTGCCCCGGTCACCGGCGTCGGCGATCCGGTTCGACAGAGTGTGCGCCGGCCGAGTGCGCGGGCGTGTGGTGACCGGTCGGCGTCACCGCTCGACACACCCGGCCGGGGCGACTTTGCCGGGCTCAGCCGTCTTCTCGGTCCAATGTGGTTCTCCCCACCGGCGAGTTCGATGGGCCGGGCGCCCTTGTCCCTCACCATCAGCCCGTCTGATGGCCCGTCCTGACCTGCATGGCCGCGCGAGGCTAACGCTCCGCCGCCCGCCGCAGCAGCGGTGTCAACCGGTAGTCGACGAGTTGGCGCATCACGAGGGCGGTGTTGGTGCGTTCCACGCCGGGAATGCCCAGGATCTGACCCGCGACACGGTAGAGGTCGTCTGCGTCGGTGGCGACGACGTGCACGAGCAGATCGGTCTCGCCCGAGAGGCCGTACACCTGGAGCACTTCGGGGACGGCCGCGAGAGCCCGTGCGACCTCGTCCAACCGGCGCTGGGTGACCTGGGTGGTCACGAAGGCGGTCAGGGGATAGCCCAAGGCCGCAGGATCGACCCGACGTGCGAAGGAGCGCAGCGTGGCGTTCCGGTCGAGCGAGGCCAGACGGGCCTGAACGGTGTTGCGACTCAACCCGCTCTGTTCCGCGAGTGCGACGGTCGTGGCACGGGGGTGCTCGGTGAGCGCCAACAGCAGACGGGCGTCGGTGGGATCGATCCGTTCGGGCTTGGGCACGATGCTGCCTTTCGAGAAGGATGAAGGCCGGCGATTGGGCATTCTGCTCAATTTCCTGGCAGGACCTTGTGCACATTCTGATGTGGTGATGTCCTCAATGCAACAACTGCACCATCCTGGGAGCGCTGCACCGACTGTGACCCGGTCGGTCCGACCCGCCCCGGGGCAGTTCTGCTCCGTGTGTCTGCCACACGCCCCCCTTTCTCTCTTTTCCAGCACGGTGCCTCCCTTTTCACGGGGGCGCCGGGCGTGAGGAGGCCCGTTTCCCATGTC
Coding sequences within:
- a CDS encoding ABC transporter permease; this translates as MSSLSLAIRDSNTMLRRNLLHAWRYPSGTLNLLLTPIMMLLLFVYIFGDVMSAGIGGAAANRSDYIAYIVPGLLLMTVGSTVIGAAVSVCVDMTQGLTARFRTMAIYRGSLLVGHVVGGVLQCLMSVVLVGAVGVAMGFRSTDATALEWVAALGLITLFALALTWIAVGMGAASPNPEAAGNMAMPLILLPLISSAFIPAGTMPGWFQPIAEYQPFTPAIETLRGLLLGTEIGNNGWIAIAWCVGLTALGYRWSTAQFNRDPK
- a CDS encoding ATP-binding cassette domain-containing protein produces the protein MPTRRQGNGHSPLTAIPAVSAVGLRKSYDGNLVLDGIDLHIPAGSVFALLGPNGAGKTTAVKILSTLVTADAGDLHVDGHNLAADPQAVRASIGVTGQFSAVDNLITGEENMLLMADLHHLSKSEGRRIAAELLERFELVEAAKKPALTYSGGMKRRLDLAMTLVGSPRIIFLDEPTTGLDPRSRHNMWGIIRGLVSDGVTVFLTTQYLDEADELADHIAVLNDGKIAAEGSAEELKRLVPGGHIRLRFTDPVAYQSAAGALREVSRDEEALSLSIPSDGSQRELRSILDRLDSAGIEADELTVHTPDLDDVFFALTGPANVVPNQSKETVR
- a CDS encoding DUF1048 domain-containing protein → MGIQDIIEGKKQWRAHMARVKALPPDYRIVYKEMQKYLFKVGPVDLSDGPLLPGIVEFFEEGAAAGKGVLELIGSDVAAFCDELVKDSRTYADVYQESISGNPGTADT
- a CDS encoding DUF1048 domain-containing protein, producing MNFWETITGSDLTRDWKAFEARAQALPDDYRAAWDQIKVHLLPHGDFTGRNLIPILDAALGLLEETAAEGQSVDDVLGDDIPGFCAALAGGEEARTYRDRWREQLNRNVARKLNRLGG
- a CDS encoding PadR family transcriptional regulator, with protein sequence MDDLTEMLKGTLEGCVLEIIGGEETYGYAITRRLNELGFADVVEGTVYTILLRLERHKLVQVTKRPSGVGPPRKFYALNDAGREELAKFWTKWQYVSSRIDRLKEGER
- a CDS encoding fumarylacetoacetate hydrolase family protein, translated to MRLVTYSDPSGRSAPGADVPGLGVVDLSRVLDAHGVEVPTTVADLFRRGPEYLDAVRGVLAKVTADVQRIEDPGWLVPQPATLLAPLGERVQIVAAGVNYRSHVLEMGGDAPRKAAWFVKSPHSVIGPDASIRIPAGAPDMVDFEGEFCVVFGRSCHAVTAADAMDYIGGYTIINDVSARDEVPRIASATTPEDGRWAWTDMLLGKQYPTFCPMGPAVVTADEITDPENLTIKTTLNGRLMQDGHTSDLLTGIAELIEQLSQYFAFEPGDVLSTGTPAGVGMGRKPPVFMHAGDEIRVSVEGIGELVNHVVGP
- a CDS encoding VOC family protein, with translation MSVDTEAEPMQIPRPVEPVTKPKGLGIYRTGHVALFSPDPAASAEYAVSHLGFQHAGHDDAGRYYLAGHGPDAYSLVYTPGVSGLETISYIVTDDAAFEEAASMLAKAGVDFTRNDEISQFRPGSTLSFRTPAGHPIELRTGFVPDVPVAASTRRPSVAPAPIASDHVVLRTVDMDGEIEYVKTNLGLMESSQIQLPDTSPLMAFFRGSKLYHCMALARAEVNGLHHVQFTVKDAAAVLEASEVMTKNDVEILWGPVRHGPGHNVAIYFRDHVGHILEFSSEEMTILDDENYSPTHWSVTDPRSADEWGTFPPESFK
- a CDS encoding NAD(P)-dependent oxidoreductase, with protein sequence MTTQGSDLTVGLIAPGKIGLPFAANLIADGYSVWGYRRSSMADFEAIGGKAATSAKEVAERADIIFTCVTSADALDDVISGEHGLLAAGRSDLLVVDIGAMALSRKEAARDVLAAAGITMLDAPVSGTPPMVAERKGTVFASGEASALERVRPALEALGRVIATGEFGSGSKMKFVANTLTFVHITAAAEAIALAKAVGLDTQLVIDTIKPSAAASTMFNVRAPMMAEGQTRPVKGTVSGAVEVAEAIMATAAEVGAAMPLLGTVHRICEAACAQGYGEEDIAVLVAVLESESADAIAGGLAPVGSTR